A portion of the Plasmodium gaboni strain SY75 chromosome Unknown, whole genome shotgun sequence genome contains these proteins:
- a CDS encoding hypothetical protein (conserved Plasmodium protein, unknown function), with amino-acid sequence SYENVFSSEINKKEDINGNKKEDINEDINEDINEDINEDINEDINENKNEDNIKAYISNINNHTHNNSNNNNKRTSVQISRNNKYEIKNKTIKSSTVNPKIKQETTSKSNISSFLLLNEKKKKINNFFHHTNNEIKSASHNNILIKNKQIQKKKNNTINSITQNNNNINHMDEKKKKEKLAILKINEDMVNKNYNDTYNKEEENIKQVENKTIQNNEKKKENDIYIYNSKNIYIDKNNVLSYNNNNKRKTNEDMNSLHMKIKTKDNYFKKSNYIGEEKKNISSIINNTSNFYLNKHNINNNNINNNINNINNINNNNNINNINNNNN; translated from the coding sequence aataaaaaggaagatataaatgaagatataaatgaagatataaatgaagatataaatgaagatataaatgaagatataaatgaaaataaaaatgaagataatattaaagCCTACATtagtaatataaataatcatactcataataatagtaataataataataaaagaacGAGCGTGCAAATATCACGCAATAACAAATAcgaaataaaaaataaaacaataaaaagTAGTACAGTAAATccaaaaataaaacaagAAACTACTTcaaaaagtaatatatcctcttttttattattgaatgaaaaaaaaaaaaaaataaataatttttttcatcatacaaataatgaaataaaatcaGCAAGTCATAACAACATCTTGAtcaaaaataaacaaatacaaaaaaaaaaaaataacacAATAAATAGCATAacacaaaataataataatattaatcatatggatgaaaaaaaaaaaaaagaaaaattagctattcttaaaataaatgaagatatggttaataaaaattataatgatacatataataaagaggaggaaaatataaaacaagtggaaaataaaacaatacaaaataatgaaaaaaaaaaagaaaatgatatttatatatataattcaaaaaatatatatatagataaaaataatgttctttcatataataataataataaaagaaaaacaaatgaAGATATGAATTCTTTacatatgaaaataaaaacaaaagataattattttaaaaaaagtaattatataggagaagaaaaaaaaaatatatcatcaataattaataatacctcaaatttttatttaaataaacataatataaataataataatataaataataatataaataatataaataatataaataataataataatataaataatataaataataataataata